One Rhinoderma darwinii isolate aRhiDar2 chromosome 6, aRhiDar2.hap1, whole genome shotgun sequence DNA window includes the following coding sequences:
- the LOC142656646 gene encoding protein kinase C theta type-like — protein sequence MASTGHSEKKKRGDEKRKREEESVAGCKKSSKKRRGDQDRGDHRGLEDEEPSSGSSQDSGTSSPYARLNISRFTIHQVLGRGSFGKVVLASVPGRNTYMAVKMITKRDNTEVIMRERRILLAARDCPFLCHLYAAQQSRESACFITEYLSGGSLEASIRMCGCLDTGSVRFYTAEIVCGLQFLHGHNIVHRDLKPDNIMLDAAGHIRIIDLGLAQDGVTASNNIRGVTGTFYYMAPEVLLRKRYGPAVDWWSLGIVVTRMSTGRFPFNNGPDRQTAYKAITTKKPIFPSWLNTDVKHLVKKLLHKNPKKRLGVRGNIRAHPCFSTIGWEELEERRARPPFTPFEPVLDLPR from the exons ATGGCGTCCACTGGACACAGCgagaagaagaagagaggagaCGAGAAGAGGAAGAGGGAAGAGGAGAGCGTTGCAGGATGTAAGAAGAGCAGTAAGAAGAGGAGAGGAGACCAGGACAGAGGAGACCACAGAGGATTGGAGGATGAGGAGCCAAGTTCTGGGAGCAGCCAAGACTCTGGAACATCCAGCCCCTATGCCAGGCTTAACATCAGCCGCTTCACCATCCACCAGGTCCtgggtaggggcagctttggcaaa GTGGTGCTGGCATCAGTCCCCGGCCGAAACACCTATATGGCCGTAAAGATGATCACCAAACGGGACAATACAGAAGTAATCATGAGAGAGCGGCGGATACTCCTGGCGGCCCGAGACTGCCCATTTCTATGCCACCTCTATGCCGCACAACAGTCTCGGGAGAGCGCATGCTTTATCACGGAGTATCTGTccggtggcagcctggaggcttcgatcaggatgtgcggctgcttggACACCGGCAGCGTAAG ATTCTACACAGCAGAGATTGTGtgtggcctccagttcctccatggacaCAACATCGTCCACCG agatctaAAGCCTGATAACATCATGCTGGATGCAGCTGGCCACATCCGAATCATCGACCTGGGGCTCGCCCAAGATGGCGTCACCGCCTCCAATAACATCCGTGGAGTGACGGGAACATTTTATTACATGGCCCCTGAGGTGCTTCTTAGGAAGAGATATGGCCCAGCAGTTGATTGGTGGAGCCTGGGGATTGTGGTGACCAGGATGTCAACAGGACGCTTCCCGTTTAACAACGGCCCAGACCGGCAAACGGCTTACAAAGCCATCACCACCAAAAAGCCCATATTTCCATCTTGGCTTAACACTGACGTAAAACATCTCGTCAAAAAACTGCTGCATAAGAATCCTAAGAAGCGCCTGGGTGTGCGCGGGAACATCAGAGCTCATCCATGCttttccaccatcggctgggagGAACTGGAGGAGAGGAGAGCACGGCCACCATTCACACCATTTGAGCcagttcttgacctgcctaggtag